AATTGCAGTGGATAATGGAGGTTATTGATGGCTAACGATTGAAGAGTTAATCAAGAACATTATCTTTGTTTGGAGGATAGAAGACTACGTCACAATCTCATTAGGTCCTGATCAGAGGCAAGGCAGCTAACAGTAGTCATTGAAAGGCGATCACCAAGTTGACAGAGCTTAACCGAGGAACATCATACGTGATACATTGCAAATTATACTTGCTTGTATTAAGTGCAAGATGATAAAAGTGAGAATGGGAGGAAGGAAAGATGGAACTGTGCAGTGgtatgcaaaacaaaaaatgtacaagactatattttatttttcacagaAGTTACGTTTCctatccaaaataaaaatgaacatCCATTTACATCTTATAATGACTGTCAATCAAGAAACATTTTGCACAAGATAactgaaattttctttttagcaTGTATACCATTTAAGACAGAGCGCCAGAGCTCCACCTGATCAGGTTGAGACATGTTCATCACATTCTTGCAATTcccattaattatatatgcaGCCTGCAGTTGTAACAGATACCATTAGAAATGATTTTAACTGACATCTACATTGTGAGACAAGCATTTGCAATGAATATTGTCACAAGATCCCAGATTAAGCAGTAAAACCAAATTGAGTCTCATGTAATATACGGCAAGAAATGAACAGTTTTATCGAGAAAGATATGaaactaacaaaaaataagaacCCGACCTCTTTCAATGAATTAATAAAGCTCCACTTTACGCTATCTTCACCTTCACAAGGAATCAATATGTTCCCCGGATATCCTGTAAAATGCACCTGTACAAAGAACCAAAAGTTGACTTCCAATCCATAAATGTGTATTGTAAGAAAAGGAGATTGATCAAGAGCATAAGAGTCGAAAGATCATTAGAAACTATCCATAACATCATTCAAGTCGATGTATACTTTGACATCATAAAATGCTTGTACAGCATTTTACATGGTCCAAATCTCATCCTCCACACCCAAATACATAGTTGGGTGTATGGGAATCATTTAATCTAGTTGAGATTAATTAACATGTTAACCAAACTAGTTTGttaaactcaaaattttagaatttaagCTATAACCTTTggaacatttttattttttgataccCAGAAATCCACCAATCTGCTTCGCAGACACAAGTTTGAAACTGGGGTTCCCCGCCACACCCTACAATCTTCAGGAGGCAGGAAACACTAGCATATAGCTAGGTAGGTACCTTTTGGGGTTTTGAACCACAGACCACATGACAGCAAACCATGGGCCTGACCATTCCAACTAACCCCACGTTGGTTTATAACCTTTAGAACATTACTCCGACCAAAATAATAGAGCATTACCCAAAAATTTTGGAACATTACatatcatataaataaaatcttgTAAGTCTTAATTAAAAAAGCGACTGTGGTGTTATTGGTGGTAGAGTGGCATTAACAGCTGGTGATGGCAGTGCTAGCAACATGGTTGTGGTAGTCGCAGTGGCTTAATGGTGGTGATGTTAGTACCAGTCACAGATACAGTGTAGCAATGGAAATGCTGGTGATGGCACCAATGGTAAGTGGTGGATCAAAGGGGTGGCAGTTGCAACGATGGTGGCAGCATGGTAGCAGTGTAGCACTTGTGATGGTTGGCACAAGATGAGATTAGGAAAAGAATAGGGCATCATAGAAAACTGGATAATGCAAACCAACTCTTTCTAGGTTTGTTTTTGAAACAGTTTGGTCTCAAGTTTGTTCAAAGAAGAATGGggatttttcatttcattacaAATTTCAAAGCAGGCCCCACAAAACATGGCTGCCCAATTGTTGAGATTTTCCAAACACCCCCCataagcaaaacaaaagacaCATTCTTGGTGCTACATAGCAGCCTAATAAATTTTTGTGAAagtaatttcttatttattaagtttgaattaaattaaagattCCAGAATATTCAACCTTATTAAACTCTACTTCTGTATTAAAAGCTCCAATGTCCAAAATTCTTTACAAGAATAAATTCTGAAATAAAAGTATGCATGTAATTGGGCAAGACTACATCAACCAGAAACAAGTGAACATCACGATTCACATACTAGCTGCTGTACAAAAAGTACTGAATTTCAATGGAAACTTTTTTATCCTAAGCTCCTATCTAAGGGTCCCAAGAAAGTGATTGCAGTCTCATCAACTTGAAAAATGGAGATAAACAATTTTACCGTCAGATTCCAAGGCCTTTCTGGTTCTGCACATAGAAGATCAAATAGAACTCCTGTTGGTATATACCTGCAAGAAGCTCTTGCCATAttatgaaacaaataaaactaaCAAGGACCTattaaaataggaaagtaCCAATCCTATTTATTCACTATTTTACTCCATCAGTTACATCACTGTGAATTCTAGATACAAACGTTTAGGGCCTGCAAGATCATATATTGAACAAAAGGTGGAATACTTAGacacaaaactgaaaatataCTGTACACTACACTGGCAAATAACATCCAAATCAAGTGGCATATCATCACACTTCGTTTTATACACAAAAATGCTAAAAGAGGGCATGAAAAAGCACCCATGATGAACAAAACAATAGAAGAAATAGGTGCTAATGCAGTTGATTAAGGTACAATAGaaatttccattattatttgaagttgggttttttgagtttgacaaGCCATTCAGTGAATGATCTAATCAAGTGTGCTGTGATGGAATGAGAACAGTGTTTGATAATATAGAGAGGCATTGAACATGAAGAAACCAGTGCCTACCCTTGTAGTCAAACCAAATCTGATGATCATAAGAGCATATTACATACCATTTCAAGGGCAAACCTTTGTACTCAAACCAAATAGTATCTAGCCGAGGAGGAAGTGCACTACTGAAGTGAGGTTTTAGATGCGATGCCAACAATGGTAGGTACCCAATTCGAGGTGCTAAGATCTGAAACAAAATACAGCAACAGTCACGGTAAATGAGAATTGGGTCgcataatttgaaattaaagaaagaaggagagagacagacagacagacagacagacgcATAAGTTTACCAGGGCTGGTGGGGGAGCAGGGAGAGTGGCGACGTCGGATTCATGGAGATGAATCTGCAAAGGAATTGCTCCGTCCCATACGTACCTCTGTGCTTCCATATccattattcttttctttgcaCAATTCCCTTATGTCGTTTAGCTGCAGTCGAAACTGAGAGACTGAGCTTTGACGATAGTTGAAACCAGACAATCAGCCCCAGCGAGATTGCGGGAAGGAGTCGTCGTCCACAGGCCACTCACCGTACTCTTTTGGGCTTGAGCGAGAGAGGGCCTGGGTTTGCGATCAGCCACGCAGCCATACTcgggatttttgtttttaaaaaaatagtatagccggatGGCTATACTGTTATTGACACGTGGAAGCCAACCAGCTAGTgggtcctctttttttttttaaatagtatagccgcgcggctatactcgggatttttgtttcatttaaaAACAGTACATCCGCGCGGTACTGTTATTGCCACGCGGACACCTAATTGATAGGCGGgtcttccttttttatttatagtatagccgcgcggctatactcggaaTTTTTTGTCATTAAAAAAGGTACAgtcgcgcggctatactgttatTGCCACGTGGATGCCTAATTGCTAggtggaaaataaataatacagccgcgcggctatactcgagATTTTTGTGTCATTAAAAAaggtacagccgcgcggctatactgttatTGCCACGTGGATGCCTAATTGCTAGGCGGGtctcccttttttatttataaatagtatagccgcccggctatactctggtttttttaatgaacagtatagccatgcggctagACTAcggtttttttattattaagaATAATACAGCCGCAAGTCTATACTccgtatttttttttttgttttttgttttttgtttgttttaaggtatagccggtcggcccTACTggggatttttgtttttgaaacagtatagccgcgcggctatactgttatAGGGGTTATTGGGTCAGTTTGAGTTCCTGCCTCTCACACCAAAATGCAGTTGGTCCGTCTGATTTGTCTTGGACTAAAATTGAATGATAGCTAAATGTTAACCGGAGAATAGAATTATCCGAATTTTATTTTCGTACGAAAGGTCAAGGTGAGTTAGTGAGGAAGAGAAATGTGTGTACGAAACAGAGAAATTTGAGGAAATCCGTACAAACAGAAAAACCtaattcaattcaatccatcaataaaaataaataaaaaaaacccaacaacaGAAAATGCCAATTCCCCTCCTCCCCTCCTCCCTTATTTTCCGCTATTTTTGGATTCTTTTCCACtcttcaaagaagaaaaaatcacTCCCGATTTCATCCTTCTTCCCCTCCTCCTCTTCAACTGCGGCTCCCCGTCCGTACAAGTATTCTCTTAAATCAAAAGAATAAATATCTATCGTATCgtatttggttttttaatttgatattaAAATTGGATTTTATGTTCGACGTGCAGATTCAGGGGACTTTTCTTGATAGTGATTCAAGGACCCAGAGAAGAGAGGGAGGGGGGCTGCAGTTGCCAAGTGGGTCAGCTAGTTATCATTTTAATTATACGATCAGCTGCTTATCATATATGACACATTTTGATATGAAAAATGGCGGGTGAAGTTGGCGGTGCTGGTGGTGAAAGCGGCACGTCGTCACCCAAGAGCAGGGTTAAGTTCTTGTGCAGCCATGGTGGGAAAATCCTTCCCAGACCCGCCGACGGCCAACTCAAGTACGTCGGCGGCGAGACTCGCGTCGTCTCCTTGTCCCGCGACATTTCCTTCTCCGGTACGTATTTGTTGGTTGGTTGTCTTGTTATTAGAAGCACGTTTATAAGATGAGTTTTTCTGAAAAGTATTTGAAAGCACTTCCTGAAGAATAACGCAACCTAAATGCACTTCTCCAATATataaccatatatatatataaaatgaaaatatataaccatatatatatatatatgtatttattaatGTTACATTGTGTTATATATGTAATACATTACAGAGTTGATGAAGAAGCTGAGCTCGTTGTTTGATGGGGACATAGTGTTGAAGTACCAGCTAATGACAGAAGACCTGGACGCCTTGGTCTCCGTGAAAAGCAACGAAGATCTAAAGCACATGCTGGACGAATACAATAGGCTTGAGAACGAAGGGAGCTCGAGGCTAAGAACCTTTTTGTTCCCCTCAAAGCCGATCATGATCGAGAACCAAACGGCGGCGTTGGAACACCAAATGATGGAGCAGCGTTACATCGACGCCATCAATGGCGTCGTCCGGTTGTGGCCAAAGATGCAACCCCAGCAGCCAccgcagcagcagcagcagatgaTTCTCGCTCCTAACATGATCATTGGAAGTAGCCCCATGGCCAGCATGAGTATATCCTCAGCATGTTCGTCTCCGAAATCAGCGTCCCAGGAACAACAGTTGTTGTCGGCGGAAATGAGCATGCCGGCTCATAGGATCACGGTGTCGCCTCCGATGCAGAAAGTGCATAGCTCTCCTAGTATTTGCAGCAGCAGCTTTAATATTCAACAGACGTACCAAAACCATGCCCAGGGGCGTCACCCTTACCTTAATAATTTGCAGCACCATCATGCCAACCAATCTTCATTTAGTGCAAGAGCACACCACAGAGGGATTAGGACTCCGCCGCCTTTGTTGTCACCGGGTAGGTTGTCGCCGGGTAGGTCTGAGTCCGGGACTGGGAGGAGCTCGTTGATGGGTACAACTAGTACTGCCCACGTCCAAAACCATTACAacaacaaccaccaccaccaccacgcTGCTAGTGGTAATAGTAGTCCTAGATCAATGTCATCTCACCACCGAGTAAGTGGAGGCGGCGGAGGGTATTATAGTAAGTGCTGCTATCACGACGAATGTCCACCCTATGCTTGTAACAGGGCTGAGAGTCTTCCTCGAA
The window above is part of the Prunus dulcis chromosome 1, ALMONDv2, whole genome shotgun sequence genome. Proteins encoded here:
- the LOC117614248 gene encoding uncharacterized protein LOC117614248, which codes for MAGEVGGAGGESGTSSPKSRVKFLCSHGGKILPRPADGQLKYVGGETRVVSLSRDISFSELMKKLSSLFDGDIVLKYQLMTEDLDALVSVKSNEDLKHMLDEYNRLENEGSSRLRTFLFPSKPIMIENQTAALEHQMMEQRYIDAINGVVRLWPKMQPQQPPQQQQQMILAPNMIIGSSPMASMSISSACSSPKSASQEQQLLSAEMSMPAHRITVSPPMQKVHSSPSICSSSFNIQQTYQNHAQGRHPYLNNLQHHHANQSSFSARAHHRGIRTPPPLLSPGRLSPGRSESGTGRSSLMGTTSTAHVQNHYNNNHHHHHAASGNSSPRSMSSHHRVSGGGGGYYSKCCYHDECPPYACNRAESLPRSPR